In Candidatus Equadaptatus faecalis, the genomic window AAATTAAAAACGGCTTGGGAAAAATCCCAAGCCGCTTTGCAGTTTCAGAAGCTTATATGAACTACCCCGCAAAAGGAACAAAAAACAAAAAATCAAAAACATTCTGCTTGACGCAAAAATAATATCACATATAATATCATTACTGTTCAGAGAGGAGCATAACCCACGAATGTCAAAGGCAGAAAAACAGCGTGCCGAATTGAAAACCGCCAAATTTATGGAATGGGCAACAATAAAAGCAATGCTGTCAAGGTACGGCTTTGTGTTGTTTAAAGAACATACCGGCAGCCATTTTACATACAAACATGCAAAACTTGAAGAAATGTCGCGATATTATAATTTCAGAGGCATTTCCGCAAGGTATGCGCCGGACGGCACGATTGTGGTGGTTATGCACCACGGCAAGGTTTATAAACCTTACCTGGAAAAAATAGACACAGCTCTTGCCGATATAGAAAATTTTGAAACTGTAAAAACACCGAAAGCAGACGGAAGATAAAAAAGGAGGCTGAAGCTAAAATGTCAAAATCCATAAAAGACGCGGCATATTACATGTCGCTGAATTATGAAAAAACATTAACCGCAGTTCCTCAGGACGAGGGCGGCGGATACATAGCGGCTGTCCCTCTGTTGGGAACTTCGTCAACCAACGCATGGGGCGAAACAGAAGCAGAAGCGCTTGAAACGCTCAAAACAGTAATGCGCAACAATTTTGAATCTTGGATTGCGGGAAAATATCCCATTCCCGAACCTGAAGCAAAAGGCAAACGGTATTCCGGCAAATACCTCCTGCGCATGTCCCCTTACGTTCACGCACAGGCAGAGACAATGGCGGCGAAACAGAATATCAGCCTCAATCAGTTTCTGTGCAATGCGGTGTGCGAATATATAGGCAAAGCCTGTATGCTTTAAGATATTGCGACAACCTGCGGGCAAAAATCAGGCAGAAGAAAATAAAAAACTGCGGCTTGGGAAAAATCCCAAGCCGCTTTGTTGAGACTTATAAAGCACTGTTTCGGCTATTTTTTATCAATTCTTGTAAATACAAGCAATTTGCTGAGCAGATAATTTGACAGGATAACGATAATTTGAGCCGTAATTTTCACGGC contains:
- a CDS encoding toxin-antitoxin system HicB family antitoxin encodes the protein MSKSIKDAAYYMSLNYEKTLTAVPQDEGGGYIAAVPLLGTSSTNAWGETEAEALETLKTVMRNNFESWIAGKYPIPEPEAKGKRYSGKYLLRMSPYVHAQAETMAAKQNISLNQFLCNAVCEYIGKACML